A single Tenacibaculum sp. 190524A02b DNA region contains:
- a CDS encoding RHS repeat-associated core domain-containing protein: MKSQNKYNIVLILVISLLSYTVKAQDICDVENTRWYWLDADCDGIGTKRGACKIDRGESFSENGVCYTTTPGKDCNDNNRELPKRWYIDADGDGEGDPDKPSSIGCEPPTNTSYTYVDSGNDCDDDNPNVQMRAWYIDKDKDNKGDINSAPIRRCKNPSSDVTKYVTNNEDCFDSDPNKYQKVWYLDTDGDGFGEEGNTKNSCTRPGKNYYETPNDQCPGLYGGPLFKGCPAPTEEVDEPWNTIRVTGYDVNEKKISGSKSYYNCLGKIVQVQSRDYKRNKTWASHTLYDSQGRPALQTLSAPTNQGEFFPYQFYFKEDFIQKSDGIQFSAADFENNTENPSAVGTTKNSLGWYYSTLNTDEPYQDITDRPYARTIYSELNPGSTLKTIGGNKMNGQWRHGYSFTMPAGQELTQTVAFGDNKYDGYHYKIIKTVSRNLHGVENVVFSDAEGNVLAAARSGKEEGSIENTRTASILIGEQGYVDIHIPVGRKGISVVGHSGTNSSSYYIYDLITEKEVNTSFSELSNGFYRIAVRNMDRFIPNQTDVTYPENYYDYSLNHYDKAGRLLKSEQPLKDANGKKLASTFTYNSLGQLETTTSPDEGQAWFLYRKDGQIRFSTNTKQWKNKELSYTNYDKRGRPIESGVYTDNDLAFLKTYTPNGSNPFVNIPKDVIEGLDTSYFLSDDYKETHYTFYDIPNNLDIANAFGTEARKTNYARQSFVAGNVAKTSNAETTTWYSYDIYGRVQWIVQQIAGLAEVKTIDYEYDPINGQVIKVYFQKGHATEQFIHRYTYDQDDYSLVKVETSTNDTNYTEHARYDYYETGALKRVNLAEGLQGIDYVYNLQGALKGINHPNLIGSDPGIDGNDLFGMTINYYNGDYARSGNTPRYVPTSDKGIDQYNGNIKSVTWSTKDQTNKDSYYYAYNKNNWLTNAYFNHEGGTEMINYKDVESFSTPVPSGETQKQRAKQKIKWLPGFKVTQGTYVNAKTVSSSVEASDKDYDVSNITYDANGNIQTLQRNKLTENGSNAMDKLSYTYKADKPNQLLRVEDAVTENTNANDIKTQTGENYKYNDIGQLIEDHENVTVADPNAIVRYTYNASGLVTEVTKGNIPVVKFFYNDKNHRVRKESYQPETGTLNYTEHYVRDAAGTAMAIYRNGQVIENTIYGASRLGVRKTDGNHFYQLTDHLGNVRAVVGKNAQGQAMALTSATDYYPFGMPMPGKQIVNGEPYRYAYQGQEKDPETGKEAFQLRLWDARIGRWLTTDPYGQYSSPYLGMGNNPITRIDPDGGTDCVDSEGNKISCDSQNQTYTNATNKLDEVWISNKFKSKEDWLNSMYWRSYWSGFSDNFNAGWYNWDPDGLGNFLMKSAFYGISTPMVSGVGASTGVLRLGINGVRTGLGNLAVDVGSQTLGQLSNNGSVSFGQYNIVSFGTSFLINGNVSSILSATTSYTLDGGYTYLGNGINITDVGVSLLVGDIKGQIHNKATDFISNYNFTQLQKGLLMKGLEINTGIIGGQIENQLKNLIKD, from the coding sequence ATGAAAAGTCAAAATAAATATAACATCGTTTTAATCTTAGTAATTTCATTACTGAGTTATACTGTTAAAGCTCAAGATATTTGTGATGTAGAAAATACCAGATGGTATTGGCTTGATGCAGATTGTGACGGTATTGGAACTAAAAGAGGCGCCTGTAAAATAGATAGAGGAGAAAGTTTTTCAGAAAATGGAGTATGTTATACAACTACTCCAGGAAAAGATTGTAATGATAATAACAGAGAATTACCTAAACGTTGGTACATTGATGCAGATGGAGATGGAGAAGGTGATCCTGACAAGCCAAGTTCAATAGGTTGTGAACCTCCCACAAATACTTCTTATACATATGTAGATAGTGGTAACGACTGTGATGACGACAATCCAAACGTTCAAATGAGAGCTTGGTATATTGATAAGGATAAAGATAACAAAGGAGATATAAACTCTGCTCCCATAAGGAGGTGTAAAAACCCTTCTTCTGATGTAACGAAATATGTTACTAATAATGAAGACTGTTTTGATAGTGATCCTAATAAATATCAAAAGGTTTGGTATCTTGATACTGATGGTGATGGTTTTGGAGAAGAGGGAAATACCAAAAATAGCTGTACTAGGCCAGGGAAAAATTATTATGAAACCCCTAATGATCAATGTCCAGGGCTTTATGGAGGTCCTTTATTTAAAGGATGTCCAGCTCCTACAGAGGAGGTTGATGAACCTTGGAATACAATTCGTGTTACAGGATATGATGTAAACGAGAAAAAAATATCAGGAAGTAAGTCCTATTACAATTGTTTAGGGAAAATTGTTCAAGTTCAATCCAGAGACTATAAAAGGAATAAAACTTGGGCTTCCCATACCTTGTATGATAGTCAAGGTCGCCCAGCTTTACAAACATTATCAGCACCAACTAATCAAGGAGAGTTTTTCCCTTATCAATTTTATTTTAAAGAAGATTTTATTCAAAAATCTGATGGAATTCAATTTTCTGCTGCGGATTTCGAAAACAATACTGAAAATCCATCTGCAGTAGGCACAACCAAAAACTCCTTAGGTTGGTATTATAGTACATTAAATACTGATGAGCCTTACCAAGATATCACGGATCGTCCTTATGCTCGTACTATCTATAGTGAGTTAAATCCAGGTAGTACTTTAAAAACCATAGGAGGTAATAAAATGAACGGGCAATGGAGACATGGGTATTCCTTTACAATGCCTGCAGGACAAGAGCTAACTCAAACTGTTGCTTTTGGTGATAATAAATACGATGGTTATCATTACAAAATTATAAAAACAGTAAGTAGAAATTTACATGGCGTTGAAAACGTAGTGTTTAGTGATGCAGAAGGAAACGTTTTAGCAGCTGCCCGTAGTGGTAAAGAAGAAGGAAGTATCGAAAACACAAGAACAGCATCTATTCTAATAGGAGAGCAAGGTTATGTAGATATTCATATTCCTGTAGGTAGGAAAGGAATTTCTGTTGTTGGACACTCTGGTACCAATAGTAGTTCTTATTATATATACGATTTAATTACAGAAAAGGAAGTAAACACTAGCTTTTCAGAATTATCAAATGGATTTTACCGTATAGCTGTTCGAAACATGGATCGCTTTATTCCAAATCAAACTGATGTTACTTATCCAGAAAACTATTATGACTATAGTTTAAATCATTACGATAAAGCAGGACGATTATTAAAGTCTGAACAACCTTTAAAAGATGCTAACGGAAAAAAGTTAGCCAGTACATTTACCTATAACTCTTTAGGACAATTAGAAACCACTACAAGTCCAGACGAAGGACAAGCTTGGTTTTTATATCGTAAAGATGGACAAATTCGTTTTTCAACCAACACCAAGCAATGGAAAAACAAAGAATTATCTTATACCAATTATGATAAACGTGGTAGACCTATTGAAAGTGGTGTGTATACAGATAATGATTTGGCTTTCCTTAAAACATATACTCCTAATGGCTCTAATCCTTTTGTAAATATTCCTAAAGATGTAATTGAAGGTTTAGATACCTCCTATTTTTTAAGTGATGATTATAAAGAAACACATTACACATTTTATGATATACCTAACAATTTAGATATAGCCAATGCATTTGGAACTGAAGCAAGAAAAACGAATTATGCAAGACAGTCTTTTGTAGCAGGGAATGTAGCTAAAACATCTAATGCAGAGACAACTACTTGGTATAGTTATGATATTTATGGAAGGGTACAATGGATAGTACAGCAAATAGCAGGATTAGCAGAAGTAAAAACTATCGATTATGAATATGATCCTATAAATGGTCAAGTAATCAAAGTATACTTTCAGAAAGGACATGCTACCGAACAATTTATTCATCGTTATACTTATGATCAAGATGACTATAGCTTAGTGAAAGTAGAAACCTCTACCAATGACACCAACTATACAGAACATGCACGATACGACTATTACGAAACAGGAGCCTTAAAGCGTGTTAATTTAGCAGAAGGTTTACAAGGAATCGATTATGTATATAACCTACAAGGTGCATTAAAAGGAATTAATCATCCTAATTTGATTGGAAGTGATCCAGGAATTGATGGGAATGATCTTTTTGGAATGACTATTAATTATTACAATGGAGATTATGCCCGATCTGGAAATACACCTCGTTATGTGCCAACCTCAGATAAAGGAATAGATCAATACAATGGGAATATAAAATCGGTTACATGGAGCACCAAAGATCAAACTAATAAAGATAGTTATTATTATGCCTATAATAAAAATAACTGGTTAACCAATGCTTATTTTAATCATGAAGGAGGAACAGAAATGATTAATTATAAGGATGTTGAAAGTTTTTCAACTCCAGTTCCTTCGGGAGAAACTCAAAAGCAACGTGCTAAACAAAAAATCAAATGGTTGCCTGGGTTTAAAGTAACGCAAGGTACCTATGTAAATGCAAAAACGGTTTCAAGTTCAGTTGAAGCTTCAGATAAAGATTATGATGTATCCAATATTACCTATGATGCTAACGGAAATATCCAAACCTTGCAACGTAATAAACTGACTGAAAATGGTAGTAATGCAATGGATAAACTATCATACACCTATAAGGCAGATAAACCGAATCAATTACTACGTGTAGAAGATGCCGTTACTGAAAATACCAATGCAAATGATATAAAAACCCAAACTGGTGAGAATTATAAATATAACGACATTGGGCAATTAATAGAAGATCATGAAAATGTAACAGTAGCGGATCCTAATGCTATTGTAAGGTATACATACAATGCGAGCGGTTTAGTTACCGAAGTTACCAAAGGGAATATCCCTGTCGTAAAATTCTTTTACAACGATAAAAACCACAGAGTACGTAAAGAATCGTATCAGCCAGAAACTGGAACATTAAATTATACCGAACATTATGTACGAGATGCTGCGGGAACAGCTATGGCAATTTATCGTAATGGACAGGTTATTGAAAACACCATTTATGGAGCTAGCCGTCTAGGCGTTAGAAAAACAGACGGTAACCATTTTTATCAACTTACCGACCATTTAGGAAATGTACGTGCCGTAGTAGGTAAAAATGCTCAAGGACAAGCTATGGCGTTAACTAGCGCTACGGATTATTATCCTTTTGGAATGCCAATGCCTGGTAAACAAATAGTAAACGGAGAACCGTATAGATATGCCTATCAAGGACAAGAAAAAGATCCTGAAACTGGAAAAGAAGCTTTTCAATTACGTTTATGGGATGCCAGAATTGGACGTTGGTTAACTACAGATCCCTATGGACAATATAGTTCTCCTTATTTGGGCATGGGGAATAACCCTATTACTAGAATTGATCCGGATGGTGGTACTGACTGTGTAGATTCTGAAGGGAATAAAATATCTTGTGACTCTCAAAATCAAACATATACTAATGCCACTAATAAATTAGATGAAGTCTGGATTTCTAACAAATTTAAAAGTAAAGAAGATTGGCTTAACAGTATGTACTGGAGATCATATTGGAGTGGTTTTTCTGATAACTTTAATGCTGGGTGGTACAACTGGGATCCTGACGGATTAGGTAATTTTTTAATGAAATCCGCTTTTTATGGGATTAGTACTCCTATGGTTTCAGGAGTTGGAGCTTCAACAGGAGTTTTGAGATTAGGAATTAATGGTGTTAGAACAGGATTAGGTAATTTAGCAGTAGATGTTGGTAGCCAGACTTTAGGACAATTAAGCAATAATGGTAGTGTGTCTTTTGGACAATATAATATTGTGAGTTTTGGAACTTCATTTTTAATTAATGGAAATGTATCAAGTATTTTATCAGCTACAACTAGTTATACACTTGATGGAGGCTATACATATTTAGGTAATGGTATTAACATAACTGATGTTGGTGTTTCTCTTTTAGTAGGTGATATTAAAGGCCAGATTCATAATAAAGCAACAGACTTTATTAGTAATTATAATTTCACACAATTACAAAAAGGCCTCCTTATGAAGGGACTTGAAATTAATACAGGAATAATAGGAGGGCAAATAGAAAATCAATTAAAAAATTTAATTAAAGATTAA